A segment of the Leptospira terpstrae serovar Hualin str. LT 11-33 = ATCC 700639 genome:
CAGCGAAATTTTTTATCAGAACCATTTCAATTTCAAAGTACGCTATCGAACACTGTTACAAAATCAGGACGATCCAATAAACCAGACTTTGCTCCTGATGAAATTGTAATCAAATTTAAACCACATATTTCAAACGATGAACTCTTTTCACGTTCAAGATCTTTAGGTTTTAATGTGGAAAATGTGAGTAAAAGAGCACATTTCACAACGGTAAAGATTGCTAGTACAGAAACAATTGAAGAAGCTGTCGTTCGTGCAAAACGCGATCCAGCAGTTGAATATGCAGAGCCAAAGTATTACTATTATGCACAGGCGGCGGCACCAAATGATACAGATTTTGGTAAACTTTGGGGCTTAAATAATACAAATCAAACCATTACCTCCCCATCCTACACAACGAATAATCCTCCTGGTGCTGCTGCAGTTGGGAAAGATATGAATGTGTTAGGTGCTTGGGACGTAACCACTAGCTGTAGTTCTATCATTGTGGCAGTTTTAGACACAGGCATCAATTACAACCATGAAGATCTTGCTGACAATATGTGGGATGGATCTGCAAGTTGTTTAGATAAAAATGGTGCTACCATTGGTGGCGGATGCCCAAACCATGGATGGGATTTTGCCTCCGGTGACAATGATCCGAAAGACGAAGAAGGACATGGTAGTCACGTAGCCGGAACCATTGGAGCCGTTGGAAATAATAACAAAGGTATTTCCGGAGTTTGTCAAACAGCAAAACTTATGTCCGTTCGGGTTTTAGGAGTAGGCGGAGGTAGTAATGCTTCTGTCGCTGATGGGATTTACTTTGCCGTTCGTAACGGTGCCAAAGTTATTAATATGAGTCTCGGTGGGACTCAATACAGCCAGTTGATTTATGATGCGGTAGAATATGCAAAAACAAATGATGTGGTAGTAGTAGTTGCAGCAGGAAATGAGAATACTGATTTGAAAACTGGAAACTCTTATCCTTGTAAAAACAATAATACCAACCAAATCTGTATAGCAGCCTTGGATCAAAATTATCAACGTGCTACTTTTTCCAATTACGACACAACTACAACTGCAGCTAATCGAACAGTCGACTTTGGTGCACCTGGTACAAACATCCATAGTATTTTTGGAAGTGAAACAACCTTCGATGAAGGTACTTCAAATTACACTGGTTGGACAACTGAAGGTTCTGGAGGATCAGTGACTTGGGCTTATCAAAGTTGTACAGTTGGTTCTGCGACTTTAAAAGGTTTGGCCCTACCGAATGATTGTTCTGTGATTGCTTGGAACTTCACTCCACCTTATCCTACGCCAACTTCTGTTGCAGTGGGTTTGGACCGGAAAGTATATAAAACATTTACCATTCCCGCTAACTCAACTAAAGTTTCCGTGTTTCATACGATCATCTCTGATGGCGAAGGTTATACAAACTGTTTTGATTACACAGAAGCTTATTCAAAAAATGCTACTGGAAGTCCATTCTCTAGTGGCACTCTTATGACTATGGCAGACTACAACCGAAATGCCTACACAAACAAATTTTGTCGATTGAATGATGTATCTTTCATTGGTTCTGAGGAAGTCATCCTTAATACGTGTATGAATAGTGCCAATACAAACTGTACAGTTGGGTATCGATTTGTGTCTGATTTTTCAACACAAAACGGCGGAGCGATTGTCGGCGATTTTCATTTGAGTGCTTGGATTGCATCCAATAACAGCTATGGGCTTTATAATGGAACTTCAATGGCTACTCCAAACACTGCAGGTGTAGTAGCCCTCATCCGTGCTTACAACCCATTGTTAAACAATATAGAAGTGATTCAGAAATTAATTGATGGAGGAACTGCCACTGCGTCAATTTCTGCCAATACCAAATATGGTAAGTCTATCAATGCAAATGCTTCTGCAAAACATTTAAATCAGGTGACTGGTGTTACGGCTACACTTCAATAAGATCATCTTGATAGGTCTTCTCATCCCTTATGCTTTTTGTGCACAAGGGGTGAAGGATAGTATGTCCGAACGTAAAAAACCAATCCAAAGCAATATCCCACCTAAACCAATTGGGAATAGTGAGTATATTGTTGGAACGGAAAAGGAATTTAATAATGATGTTTGGACTGAACTACTCCGTAGTTTTGGTCCGTATCAACTGGAATTGATTGTAAAAAACAACCCAGCTTATAAAATTACCTTCAAAGAAGATCCTGGGTTAGAAAAGTTAAAATTGGAACTCAAACAAAATCCAGAAATACGTTACGTGGAACCAAACTCTCGCTTAGAGAAAAAAAACTAAAACATCTCATATGATCTCTTTTTCTAATTGGAAGTAAGATCATTGCTATTTTCCTTTTGTAATCTAATTCTTTCTCCAACGTATCAAAACCAATCCTTCCAGTGAAGCTTGTGAACGAGCTGATTTAGATTTTTTAGCTTGTTCTCTTTACAGTAGCTTTTTGTTTTGAACAATTCTGTACAATCAGTCATCAATAGCACTGAAACAAAGTGATCCAACCAAACGTTATCTAAACTTTACTTACTTTCTTTCGGTAAATTAACAGCTGCCAAACCTGCAAAAACAGAAGCAAGTAGGGTTGTTCCAGCCGCAAAGGGAAAGAAATAAAGAAACTCAATGGTACTAGTAACCAACAGGGCAATGGTTGTCGCCCAAATTAGCTTTCTTGCTAATTTTTGGTTTTCACTTAAAGAAGCAGAAAGGATCAGAAAGTAAATGGCTAAGATACTTAAGGCAATCGAAGTGATCAGTCCATAACCATAAAAGTATTCACCCATACTTCGATTCGTCCCCATAAAAGGGAATTTGTGCTCTATCATTTGGTGAATTACATTTTGTTTTATAGGATCTTCTGTTTGGTCCCAAGTTGCATTCCCGAAGGAATGACCAATCAAATGAAAGATCAGTAAGCCGGCCGAAATTCGTAAAAATAGTTTAGCATTCATATATTATAATTTTCCTTTTAAAACTGTTGTATTCCAATTTTATTGCCTTCGCAATCCAGAATCATTCCGATATGTCCCGCTTCCTCTCCAACATGAATGTTGTTAAGTCCGGTGTTTTCCCATCCGAAGTAGTCAAAAGCAAACCTAAACCCATGTGAGTGACCTAAAGTGTTACCGATGTGCCGTTCTGTAGTACAACAGGGTCTGTACTAGTTTCATCCCTTACAAATTGATCTCACAACATCCTTTACAAACAAGAATTTAATTCTTCGATTCAGAACACGATGTACACACCAGGAGTGTGTCATGGCTTGGAAGGAGACAAACGTGTTTGAAGAAAGAATGAAATTTGTTGTCGCTTGGAAACGTGGTGGGTGGTCTCTCACTGACCTTTGTCATGAATTCAATATCAGTAGAGTGACGGGGTATAAATATTTAAAGCAATACAAACTATATGGGATCGATGGGTTAAAAGACAAAAGCCGAAGACCGAAATACCATCCACACCAAACTCGAAAGAAAATCATTGAACTAATTTTACAAGAGAGAAAAGACCATCCCAGGTGGGGAGCAAGAAAACTCCTAGCATCACTCTCAGCTCGGTTTCATATGATTAGAAAATGGCCACATCCAAGTACTGTAGGTCGTATTCTCAAACAAAACAACCTTATCA
Coding sequences within it:
- a CDS encoding LIC_13387 family protein; protein product: MNAKLFLRISAGLLIFHLIGHSFGNATWDQTEDPIKQNVIHQMIEHKFPFMGTNRSMGEYFYGYGLITSIALSILAIYFLILSASLSENQKLARKLIWATTIALLVTSTIEFLYFFPFAAGTTLLASVFAGLAAVNLPKESK
- a CDS encoding S8 family serine peptidase; amino-acid sequence: MKTILSHNSKLKILSLFVLVGSTVLVSDPIQRNFLSEPFQFQSTLSNTVTKSGRSNKPDFAPDEIVIKFKPHISNDELFSRSRSLGFNVENVSKRAHFTTVKIASTETIEEAVVRAKRDPAVEYAEPKYYYYAQAAAPNDTDFGKLWGLNNTNQTITSPSYTTNNPPGAAAVGKDMNVLGAWDVTTSCSSIIVAVLDTGINYNHEDLADNMWDGSASCLDKNGATIGGGCPNHGWDFASGDNDPKDEEGHGSHVAGTIGAVGNNNKGISGVCQTAKLMSVRVLGVGGGSNASVADGIYFAVRNGAKVINMSLGGTQYSQLIYDAVEYAKTNDVVVVVAAGNENTDLKTGNSYPCKNNNTNQICIAALDQNYQRATFSNYDTTTTAANRTVDFGAPGTNIHSIFGSETTFDEGTSNYTGWTTEGSGGSVTWAYQSCTVGSATLKGLALPNDCSVIAWNFTPPYPTPTSVAVGLDRKVYKTFTIPANSTKVSVFHTIISDGEGYTNCFDYTEAYSKNATGSPFSSGTLMTMADYNRNAYTNKFCRLNDVSFIGSEEVILNTCMNSANTNCTVGYRFVSDFSTQNGGAIVGDFHLSAWIASNNSYGLYNGTSMATPNTAGVVALIRAYNPLLNNIEVIQKLIDGGTATASISANTKYGKSINANASAKHLNQVTGVTATLQ
- a CDS encoding helix-turn-helix domain-containing protein; the protein is MAWKETNVFEERMKFVVAWKRGGWSLTDLCHEFNISRVTGYKYLKQYKLYGIDGLKDKSRRPKYHPHQTRKKIIELILQERKDHPRWGARKLLASLSARFHMIRKWPHPSTVGRILKQNNLIKPPKRRIRKQSIEQPFSHALGPNDIWCADFKGHFTVGDGKRCTPLTVTDAYSRFLLCCEIVPKADTTNVIN